In Myxosarcina sp. GI1, one genomic interval encodes:
- a CDS encoding ribonuclease D: protein MVLGNVQLFDEDIDGATLARYLAEDTIAVDTETMGLVIGRDRLCLVQLCDSLGYVSAVRIAKGQTSAPNLEKLLTATEVTKIFHYARFDVAQFLYTFGIETTPIFCTKIASKLARTYTSSHGLKSLVAELATVELDKRAQSSDWGNADNLTIEQLNYAANDVRYLIDVRDKLITMLKREDRYELAQQCFQTVPLFVKLDILQYSGIFEH, encoded by the coding sequence ATGGTTTTAGGTAACGTACAGCTTTTTGATGAAGATATCGATGGAGCAACCCTAGCTCGTTATTTAGCCGAAGATACTATTGCTGTAGATACCGAAACAATGGGTTTGGTTATAGGGCGCGATCGCCTGTGTTTGGTGCAGCTATGCGATTCTTTAGGTTATGTTAGCGCCGTTCGTATTGCCAAGGGGCAAACTTCAGCCCCCAACCTCGAAAAACTACTAACTGCCACAGAGGTAACAAAAATTTTTCACTATGCTCGCTTTGACGTAGCTCAGTTTCTCTATACCTTTGGTATAGAAACTACACCGATTTTTTGTACCAAAATTGCCAGTAAGTTAGCTCGTACCTACACTTCCAGTCATGGTTTGAAAAGTCTGGTAGCAGAACTAGCGACAGTAGAGTTAGACAAACGCGCTCAAAGTTCTGACTGGGGTAATGCAGATAATTTGACAATCGAACAGCTAAACTATGCGGCTAACGATGTTCGCTATTTAATAGATGTCAGAGACAAGCTGATAACAATGTTAAAGCGAGAAGATCGCTATGAATTAGCACAGCAGTGTTTTCAAACCGTTCCTCTATTTGTAAAGCTCGATATTCTTCAGTACAGTGGAATCTTTGAGCATTGA
- a CDS encoding CAP domain-containing protein — MPLIRQEGYNSIAAVSAEDELTNLKQSILDGVNQYRSTKNLPPLSLNSAISQQAKTHSKNMAQGQVSFSHEGFKGRVQALSGKISYRRAAENLAYNSGYAKPAKQAVDGWIDSPSHRHNMLGNYNLTGIGIAKNSQGEYYFTQIFILEK, encoded by the coding sequence GTGCCACTTATTCGACAAGAAGGTTACAATTCTATTGCTGCGGTTTCAGCCGAGGATGAGTTGACAAATTTAAAACAGTCGATTCTCGACGGTGTAAATCAGTACCGCAGTACCAAAAATCTACCGCCACTGTCATTGAATTCAGCAATTAGTCAGCAAGCTAAAACTCACAGCAAAAATATGGCGCAAGGGCAAGTATCCTTTAGTCATGAAGGCTTTAAAGGACGAGTACAAGCTCTGTCGGGAAAAATATCCTATCGGCGTGCGGCGGAAAATTTGGCTTACAATTCAGGATACGCTAAGCCTGCCAAGCAAGCAGTTGATGGATGGATTGACAGTCCGAGCCATCGCCACAATATGTTAGGCAATTATAATTTAACAGGAATTGGAATTGCTAAAAATAGCCAGGGCGAATACTATTTTACGCAAATTTTTATTTTGGAAAAGTAA
- the trpB gene encoding tryptophan synthase subunit beta, translating to MTATPLNSDRAAAQLPDNLGRFGAYGGKYVPETLMPALAELETAYAKYKNDPDFLNELQGLLKDYVGRPSPLYFAERLSQHYTRPDFTPEIYLKREDLNHTGAHKINNAIAQALLAIRMGKKRIIAETGAGQHGVATATVCARFGIECIIYMGVRDMERQKLNVFRMRLLGAKVEPVSAGTGTLKDATSEAIRDWVTNVETTHYILGSVAGPHPYPMMVRDFHAVIGSETRRQSQEKWNGLPDILIACVGGGSNAMGLFYEFIADTKVRLIGVEAAGESVASGKHAATLTKGSPGVLHGAMSYLLQDTQGQIIEAHSISAGLDYPGVGPEHSYLKDTKRAEYYSITDVEAVDALCLLSELEGIIPALETAHAFAYLEKLCPQLQGNSHIVINCSGRGDKDVQTVAKYLGDKL from the coding sequence ATGACTGCTACACCCCTAAACAGCGATCGCGCTGCGGCTCAGTTACCAGACAATTTGGGACGTTTTGGTGCTTACGGTGGTAAATACGTTCCCGAAACGCTAATGCCAGCTTTAGCCGAATTAGAAACGGCTTACGCCAAATACAAAAACGATCCAGACTTTTTAAACGAGCTACAGGGACTGTTAAAAGATTATGTCGGCAGACCCAGTCCGCTGTATTTCGCCGAACGTCTCAGCCAGCACTATACTCGCCCCGATTTTACACCAGAAATATATCTCAAACGGGAAGACCTCAATCATACGGGAGCGCATAAAATTAATAATGCGATCGCACAAGCTTTACTTGCCATTCGCATGGGTAAAAAGCGCATTATTGCCGAAACGGGTGCGGGACAGCATGGAGTAGCTACAGCAACAGTTTGTGCGCGATTTGGCATCGAGTGCATCATTTATATGGGCGTTCGCGACATGGAACGTCAAAAGCTAAACGTATTTAGGATGCGGTTATTAGGTGCGAAAGTAGAGCCTGTATCTGCTGGGACTGGCACTCTTAAAGATGCCACCTCAGAAGCGATTAGAGATTGGGTAACTAATGTCGAAACCACTCACTACATTTTGGGTTCGGTAGCGGGACCCCATCCCTACCCGATGATGGTTCGCGACTTTCACGCCGTTATCGGTAGCGAAACCCGTCGCCAGTCTCAAGAAAAATGGAATGGCTTGCCAGATATCTTAATTGCCTGTGTAGGTGGTGGTTCTAATGCTATGGGTCTATTTTATGAATTTATTGCTGACACCAAAGTGCGCCTAATAGGAGTGGAAGCCGCAGGAGAAAGCGTAGCTTCTGGCAAACATGCCGCTACCCTCACTAAAGGCAGCCCTGGTGTATTACATGGTGCTATGAGCTATTTGCTACAGGATACTCAGGGTCAAATTATAGAGGCACATTCAATTAGTGCGGGTTTAGACTATCCAGGCGTAGGACCAGAACACAGCTATCTTAAAGACACCAAGCGGGCAGAATATTACAGCATTACCGATGTAGAAGCAGTTGATGCTTTGTGTCTGCTCTCAGAACTAGAGGGCATCATCCCGGCATTAGAAACGGCTCATGCTTTTGCCTATCTAGAAAAACTCTGTCCTCAACTCCAAGGTAATTCCCACATTGTTATTAACTGTTCGGGAAGGGGTGACAAAGATGTACAAACAGTAGCTAAGTATTTAGGAGATAAGTTGTAA
- the murG gene encoding undecaprenyldiphospho-muramoylpentapeptide beta-N-acetylglucosaminyltransferase codes for MSSSPTRLLIAASGTGGHLFPALALAQQLPDYEIEWLGVPNRLETTLVPESYPLNTISVEGFQQRLGFKSFKIISRFLFSILQVQKLIKAKQIDAVVTTGGYIAAPAILAARLQQKPTILHEANFIPGKVTRFLSRWCDAIALGFEGTARYLPKVPTTYVGTPVRLQFRQPQTLDLPIPDEATLIVVAGGSQGAVAVNKLVRAAAPQWLSRGAYIVHLTGNNDPDVETLQHPQYISLPFYENMAGLLQRANLAISRAGAGTLTELAVTGTPAILIPYPYAAEDHQAYNAREFARAGAAVVYQQSKLTAEILDRQVIELLDSPSRLQNMTDKAVSLAVSDSAERLANLVRTAINK; via the coding sequence GTGTCATCATCTCCAACTCGCCTTCTCATTGCTGCTAGCGGTACGGGTGGTCATTTATTTCCCGCCCTCGCTTTAGCCCAACAGCTACCCGACTATGAAATTGAGTGGTTAGGGGTTCCCAATCGTTTGGAAACTACTTTAGTACCAGAGAGTTATCCACTCAATACAATTTCTGTAGAAGGTTTTCAACAACGTCTGGGTTTTAAGTCATTTAAAATTATTTCTCGCTTTTTATTCTCAATACTTCAAGTACAAAAACTAATTAAAGCCAAGCAGATTGATGCTGTAGTAACTACAGGTGGCTATATCGCTGCGCCTGCTATTTTAGCGGCTCGTCTGCAGCAAAAACCCACAATTTTGCACGAAGCTAACTTTATTCCTGGTAAAGTTACCCGCTTTCTGTCTCGCTGGTGTGATGCGATCGCTCTAGGCTTTGAAGGAACGGCTCGCTATTTACCCAAAGTACCAACTACCTATGTTGGTACGCCAGTTCGCTTGCAGTTTCGCCAACCCCAAACTTTGGATTTACCCATTCCCGATGAAGCAACCTTAATTGTAGTAGCTGGCGGTTCTCAAGGTGCAGTAGCAGTTAATAAACTGGTTCGCGCCGCAGCACCTCAATGGTTGAGCAGGGGAGCATATATCGTTCATTTGACTGGCAATAACGATCCCGATGTCGAGACTTTACAACATCCTCAATATATATCTCTGCCTTTTTATGAAAACATGGCAGGATTGTTGCAAAGAGCTAACTTAGCTATTTCTCGTGCTGGTGCGGGAACTCTAACCGAACTCGCCGTTACTGGTACGCCAGCGATCTTAATTCCCTATCCTTATGCTGCTGAAGATCATCAGGCATACAATGCTAGAGAGTTTGCCAGGGCTGGTGCGGCGGTAGTTTATCAACAATCAAAACTAACTGCCGAAATTCTCGATCGACAGGTAATTGAGTTATTAGATTCTCCCTCACGGCTACAGAATATGACCGACAAAGCAGTTTCACTGGCAGTAAGCGATAGTGCAGAAAGACTGGCTAATTTGGTTCGTACTGCGATTAATAAATAA
- a CDS encoding response regulator, producing the protein MNQISIFIVEDEAIAAASLALDLERNGYKVAGIADMGIQALKKIENTKPDLILMDIAIKGDMDGITVSEKILDKYNIPVVYITSFSDKATLKRARPTQPQAYIVKPYNIVDLKAAIDSVLKLVNPIETTLNKVSRKLKKGTNKFKTAVHKNLKLPSLSSFDRSLKQKKYAKRLPPLSPEDTKIVEALHTEGIYLTSLAELQLPHTKRFLRDLKNLQPQLYTFYNRQGWRAGIPALRKFSHLEIMLWGLAERLLDIIENYIGLPLLFHGVDLRRDVADAPITDARQWHLDIDDERMVKIIIYLNHVGIGKGPFEYIPRSQTARVRDSLNYTTGFVDDEAMSKVIAPQHWKTCTGKAGSVAIVDPCNIFHRAKPAKRNRYSITFGYTSRIPKIALSEFKLSSEEWKRLTPSLSKRQIACLRRDRSFTLTKLDFIH; encoded by the coding sequence ATGAATCAAATTAGCATTTTTATTGTTGAAGATGAAGCAATCGCTGCTGCTAGCCTGGCACTAGATTTAGAACGTAATGGTTATAAAGTTGCTGGCATAGCAGACATGGGAATTCAGGCGCTGAAAAAAATCGAAAACACTAAGCCAGATTTAATCCTGATGGATATTGCGATTAAAGGTGATATGGATGGTATTACAGTTAGCGAGAAAATTCTCGACAAATACAATATTCCAGTTGTTTATATTACTTCTTTTTCTGATAAAGCAACGTTAAAAAGAGCCAGACCGACACAACCTCAAGCTTATATAGTTAAGCCCTATAATATAGTCGATCTTAAAGCGGCGATCGACAGCGTCTTAAAACTAGTAAATCCGATAGAAACTACTTTAAACAAAGTTAGTCGCAAACTCAAAAAAGGCACTAATAAATTTAAAACAGCTGTCCATAAAAATTTAAAGTTGCCTTCTCTCAGTAGTTTTGATCGCAGTTTAAAACAAAAAAAATATGCTAAACGCCTTCCTCCGTTGTCTCCAGAAGATACTAAAATCGTAGAAGCCCTTCACACTGAAGGAATTTATCTGACTTCTCTGGCAGAATTACAATTACCCCATACCAAAAGATTTCTACGAGATTTAAAAAATCTTCAGCCACAGCTTTACACTTTTTATAATCGACAAGGTTGGCGGGCAGGTATACCTGCATTACGCAAATTCTCTCATCTGGAAATCATGTTATGGGGATTGGCAGAAAGATTATTAGATATCATCGAAAATTATATCGGTCTGCCTCTACTTTTTCATGGTGTCGATCTGCGACGAGATGTTGCCGATGCACCCATAACCGATGCCAGACAATGGCATTTAGATATTGACGATGAAAGAATGGTTAAGATTATCATATATCTCAATCATGTAGGAATTGGTAAAGGACCGTTTGAATACATACCGCGATCGCAAACCGCACGAGTTAGAGACTCTCTTAACTATACAACGGGATTTGTAGACGATGAAGCCATGTCTAAAGTTATTGCTCCTCAACATTGGAAAACCTGTACTGGCAAAGCAGGAAGTGTAGCAATCGTCGATCCCTGCAATATTTTTCATCGAGCCAAACCAGCAAAGCGCAATCGTTATTCTATTACTTTTGGCTATACTTCTAGAATACCTAAAATTGCCCTGAGTGAATTTAAACTTTCCTCAGAAGAATGGAAGAGATTGACTCCCAGTTTAAGCAAACGCCAAATTGCTTGTTTGAGGCGCGATCGCTCTTTTACTTTGACTAAGCTCGACTTTATTCATTGA
- a CDS encoding response regulator, with the protein MSKISILIVEDELIPAYNLSNFLKRNDYRVVGIANSGEKALEMVEKDRPNIVLMDILLRGNLNGIETARRLQEKSNIAIVYQTAFSDLETKQQAKLAGNYFYIIKPFQFSNLLKILKEAVELKI; encoded by the coding sequence ATGTCTAAAATATCTATTTTAATTGTCGAAGATGAGTTAATACCTGCTTATAATTTATCTAATTTTTTAAAACGTAACGATTATAGAGTTGTCGGAATTGCAAATTCTGGTGAAAAAGCTTTGGAGATGGTAGAGAAGGATCGACCAAATATTGTTTTAATGGATATTTTACTGCGGGGTAATTTAAACGGTATTGAAACCGCTCGTCGCCTTCAAGAAAAAAGTAATATTGCTATTGTTTATCAAACTGCTTTTTCCGATCTTGAAACCAAACAGCAAGCAAAATTAGCTGGTAATTATTTTTATATAATCAAACCTTTTCAATTTTCTAATTTGTTGAAAATTTTAAAAGAGGCAGTGGAGCTAAAGATATGA
- a CDS encoding histidine kinase dimerization/phosphoacceptor domain -containing protein, with translation MKLRQQVKHLQDQKTKLEIENTKSKLLTDITYKIRNSLNLEEILNTTVSELCRSLKLDRIVIYKILPGGSGKIVTESVTSDYSSILGSEFPEETLPLFCQNKIRQQAYKAISDVRQEYQESFPCLVKFLEHLCVKSKIVVPIIYNTNLWGFLIAHQCSYYRKWTELEIELLCELSDRLAIAIKQSEVYHQLEVELQERKETQNKLQNSLREKEILLKEIHHRVKNNLNIISSMLNLQTDYIEDEQIINMFIDSKNRIRSIALIHEQLYNSTDLSRIDFAKYIQSLIENFCSVHNTDTRNINFEMNLIFLELNLETAIPCGLLINEIITNSYKHAFPDNSCGQIKINFSSDGVLHHLNISDNGIGIPENFDLENSTSLGLRLVNLLSMQLSAELQTHSSSKGTAIQLTFAELEYESRI, from the coding sequence ATAAAGTTAAGGCAGCAGGTCAAACATTTACAAGATCAAAAAACCAAGCTAGAAATCGAAAATACTAAGTCTAAATTATTAACAGATATAACTTACAAAATTCGTAATTCTCTCAATCTAGAAGAGATTTTGAATACTACTGTGTCAGAACTCTGTCGGAGTTTAAAACTCGATCGTATTGTCATCTATAAAATTTTACCAGGAGGTTCTGGAAAAATAGTTACTGAATCTGTAACGTCCGATTATTCTTCGATTTTAGGTTCTGAATTTCCTGAAGAAACTTTGCCATTATTTTGTCAAAATAAAATACGACAGCAAGCATACAAAGCAATTAGCGATGTTCGACAAGAATATCAAGAAAGTTTTCCGTGTCTGGTAAAATTTTTAGAGCATTTGTGCGTTAAATCGAAGATCGTCGTTCCAATTATTTATAATACAAATCTTTGGGGATTTTTAATCGCGCATCAATGTAGTTACTATCGTAAATGGACGGAATTAGAAATAGAGTTGTTGTGTGAGTTGAGCGATCGCTTAGCGATCGCCATCAAACAATCTGAAGTTTATCATCAACTAGAAGTTGAGTTACAAGAAAGAAAAGAAACACAAAACAAACTTCAAAATTCTCTTAGGGAAAAAGAAATATTATTAAAAGAGATTCATCATCGCGTCAAAAATAACCTCAATATTATTAGTAGTATGTTAAATCTTCAAACTGACTATATTGAAGATGAACAAATTATTAATATGTTTATTGATAGTAAGAATAGAATTCGTAGTATCGCTTTGATTCACGAACAGCTTTATAACTCTACCGACTTATCGCGGATCGATTTTGCCAAATACATACAAAGTCTGATCGAAAACTTTTGTAGCGTTCATAATACAGATACCAGAAACATTAATTTTGAAATGAATTTAATATTTCTGGAGTTAAATTTAGAAACAGCTATTCCCTGTGGCTTGCTGATTAATGAAATAATTACTAATTCATATAAACATGCTTTTCCAGATAATAGTTGTGGTCAAATAAAAATTAATTTTAGTTCTGATGGAGTTTTACATCACTTAAATATTAGCGATAATGGCATCGGAATACCCGAAAATTTCGATCTAGAAAATTCGACTTCTTTGGGTTTGCGACTTGTTAATCTATTATCAATGCAGTTAAGCGCAGAATTGCAAACCCATTCTTCCTCAAAAGGCACGGCTATACAACTTACTTTTGCGGAACTAGAATACGAAAGTCGTATTTGA
- a CDS encoding SRPBCC family protein, translated as MELIKEDLKTNPAIVADKIVNSPLVVKNLQQHSLKQVLAALSDRAVSNSENILERAAKAVGLKPNIIVEKTVTIDRAATELYNYWRDLTNLPTFMGHLKSVTHKDEAGKVSHWVADAPLDFTVEWDAEIVRDEPGHLIAWSALENAQIDNCGFVRFQPATGGRGTQVKVVLEYQPPGGALTDAIASLFGESPQEQIGDELNRFKQLMETGEIATTEGQPQGS; from the coding sequence ATGGAACTAATCAAAGAAGACTTAAAGACGAATCCAGCCATAGTAGCTGACAAAATTGTCAATAGTCCCTTAGTTGTAAAAAACTTACAGCAGCATTCATTAAAACAAGTATTAGCCGCCTTAAGCGATCGCGCCGTATCGAATTCGGAAAATATTCTAGAACGTGCAGCCAAAGCAGTAGGGCTAAAACCAAACATTATAGTTGAAAAAACTGTTACTATCGATCGCGCTGCAACAGAACTATATAATTACTGGCGAGACTTAACTAATTTACCTACTTTTATGGGTCATTTAAAATCGGTAACTCATAAAGATGAAGCAGGTAAAGTGTCTCACTGGGTTGCTGATGCTCCTTTAGATTTTACCGTAGAATGGGATGCCGAAATTGTTAGAGACGAACCAGGACATCTTATCGCCTGGAGTGCCTTAGAAAATGCTCAAATCGACAATTGCGGATTCGTACGCTTTCAACCAGCTACAGGCGGACGCGGCACTCAAGTAAAGGTAGTTTTAGAATATCAGCCTCCAGGAGGAGCATTAACAGATGCGATCGCCTCACTCTTTGGCGAATCTCCTCAAGAACAAATTGGCGACGAACTAAATCGTTTCAAACAGTTAATGGAAACTGGAGAAATTGCTACTACTGAAGGTCAACCCCAAGGTTCTTAA